A segment of the Pirellulales bacterium genome:
CCGGTAAAGAAGCGGTAAATATAGGGTTCAGGGTTCAGGGTTCAGGGTTCAGGAGCTAGCGCTTCGTTTGGCACTTACGGTTTGGCGTTAGCTCCGCTTGCGCGTCGCTGAACCCTGAACCCTCGATGGTGTACCATGACGTGGCTTGTTACGACGGGACTGACCAACGCCTTGCTGGCCTCGCGTCGGCACCGCGCGTGGCGGTGGTCGAAAGCGCCGTCTCGCCGATGCTGTGGGGCGCCGGCCGGAATGCTTGCCTGCTGTTCCCCGCGGAACTGACGCGCCGCATCGACGCGGCTGCGTGCGACGCGCTGCTGCTGCACGAGCTGGCCCACTACGCGCGCAGCGATTGGCTGGTCCGCCTGTTGGAACTGGCGGTGCAGGTGCTCTACTGGTGGCATCCGCTCGTGTGGTGGGCGCGGCGCGAGATCGAGGCCGCCGAAGAAGAGTGCTGCGACGCTTGGGTGATTCATCAGGTCCAATCGCGGCGACGATATGCCGAGGCCCTGCTGACGACGCTCGATTTTCTCTGCGAGCCGCTGCAGCCCTTGCCTCCGGCGGCCTGCGGACTGGGTGCGGTGCCGCTCTTGCGGCGGCGCTTGACGCAGATTATATGCGGCGAGGTGGCGATTCAACCCTCGCGATGGGCCCGCGCGCTCGTTCTGACTGGGGCGGCGGTCGTACTTCCGCTTGGCCCGGCATTCGTCGGGCCGCAGCACGAAGCCTTGGCAGGTACATCTGTAGGGAACGCCCTCCGTGGCGTTCCGCGCGGCGGGACCGGCGCAAATCCCAACGAGGCGGAACGCCACAGGGCCCAGAGGGCGCCCCGTTCCCTACAGAGCCCGGTCCGCGCAAAGGACATAGCTCCGACATCGTCCAGCGGACCACGGCCAGCCTCGTGGTTTGTCGCTCGCGACACGTCGCCGCGGGTCGGCGCGGTGGTCTACGCCACGGCGGTTTCGCCCGATGGCCGCTACAAGCTGCAG
Coding sequences within it:
- a CDS encoding M56 family metallopeptidase, which gives rise to MVYHDVACYDGTDQRLAGLASAPRVAVVESAVSPMLWGAGRNACLLFPAELTRRIDAAACDALLLHELAHYARSDWLVRLLELAVQVLYWWHPLVWWARREIEAAEEECCDAWVIHQVQSRRRYAEALLTTLDFLCEPLQPLPPAACGLGAVPLLRRRLTQIICGEVAIQPSRWARALVLTGAAVVLPLGPAFVGPQHEALAGTSVGNALRGVPRGGTGANPNEAERHRAQRAPRSLQSPVRAKDIAPTSSSGPRPASWFVARDTSPRVGAVVYATAVSPDGRYKLQARTGHRAALVDVESEKSVDLSTYRIVSASFSPDGRFLATAQEDESVVRLWDCKTAVVRSLLKGSESALVSVAFAPDGARVAAGAADGSVLVWNMADEEVVARLLLHEAPVSCLRWTKQSDRLAIALGTWLDRELSSLIVWRPADGRVSENVSLDNPAGAIDWLTDHKLIVADWGGEARVCDLRSGLSVERLWLGKDLVSAAAFSADCPLLPRWQAARFGEGGD